Genomic DNA from Nocardioides aquaticus:
AGACCGCAGACCGGGCAGCTGCACCAGTACTACCTCCAAGCGCTTGCCGTTTTGGCCCTTGTCCTCGTCGTCCTCGTTCTCGTGAGGTGAATGTGCTTTCCGTCCTGGTCTTCCTCCCACTCGTCGCCGCTGCCGTGCTGCTGGTCCCACGGATCAGCGCCGCCGGCGCACGCGGCGTGTTCGTTGTCGTCACCGCAGCCGAGCTGGCGCTCGCTGGCCTGGTGTGGGCGAGGTACCAGACCCCGGCGGCGGGGGAGTTGGCGGCCGAGGAGCAGACCCGGTGGATCCCGGGCGTGGGGTCGAGCTACCACGTTGGCGTCGACGGCCTGTCGTTGCCGCTGGTGCTGATGACCACGCTCGTGTTCCTGGCCTGCGCGGTCCACGCGGTCCGCGAGCAGAGGCGACCTCGGTTGCAGGCTGCCCTGTTCCTGTTCCTCGAGGCTGTCTGCTTGGGCCTGTTCGTCTCCGCGGACCTGATCCTGTTCTTCGTCTTCTTCGACCTCTCGATCGTGGGCATGTACTTCTCGATCAGCGGGTGGGGCCACGAGAACGCCGCCCGGTCTGCGGTGAAGTTTTTCCTCTACACCTTCCTCGGCTCGCTGGCCCTGCTGGTAGGCTTCGTCGGCCTGTACGTCGCCTCTGACCCGCATACGTTCGACATGGTCGAGCTCACCGCCCACCCGCCCCTCCAGGGGCACGGTGTCGCGGGCGGACTGGTGCTGGCGGCGGTGCTGCTCGGTCTCGCGGTGAAGACGCCGACCTTCCCGTTCCACACTTGGCTTCCCCCCGCGCACAGCGACGCGCCGGCGATCGGGTCCGCGGTCCTGGCGGGCGTGATGCTGAAGATGGGCACCTACGGCTTCGTCCGGATCGCGATGCCGATGCTGCCGGACGCGTGGCGCGCTTGGGCCTGGGTCGTGATCGCGGTCGGCATCGTCTCGGTGCTGTGGGGAGCGCTGGTGGGCTTCGCGCAGACCGACCTGAAACGCATGATCGCCTACACCTCGGTCAACCACATGGGCTACGTCGTGCTGGCCGTCGGTGCCGCCGGGGTACTGGCCGACGGCGCGGACCAGGCACGTCAAGTGGCGGTGACCGGTGCGGTGACCCAGATGGTCAGTCACGGGCTGCTCACCGCGGCCTTGTTCCTGCTCGCGGGCAGCATGTTCGAACGGACCGAGACCTACGACTTGGACGGCTACGGAGGGTTGGCCGGAACCGCCCCGCGCTACGCCACGCTCTTCACCGTTGCGGCGTTCGGGTCGCTGGGGCTCCCTGCGCTGTCCGGGTTCATTGCCGAGTTCCAGATCTTCGCCGGCAGCATCGCCACCGTGCCCGTCACCGCGGTGGCCGTGCTCGGTATCCTCATCACTGCAGCCCTGTTCCTGCGGGCCCTGCAGCGGGTGTTCACCGGCCCGACTGCGGGCCTGTCGGTGGGGTTCACCGACGTCACCCCACGGGAGTGGGTGCCTGTCGCGCTGCTCCTGGCTGTGTCGGTGTTCATCGGGGTGCTGCCGCGGACCCTGCTCGACGTCATCGAGCCCGGTGCCGCCGTGCTCGCAGACCTCGTGGGGCGGTGAGTCGGCGCGATGGGGGCTGACCTGGTGGCGGTGCTGCCCGAGGCGTTGTTGTTCCTGGGAGGGATGGTCACGCTCGTCGGCGGGTCGTTCACCCCTCGGGCCCGGCAGCGGCGGATGGGCATCGTGGCGGCTGCCGCCACCGTGGCTGGTCTCGTGGCGAGCCTCGTAGCGTGGGAAGGTGATACCCGGGCTGTCTTCTCCGGCACCTTCACCGTCGACACCTCGACCGGGGCGACCCGGGTCATCGTGACCGTCTCGCTGCTGCTGATCCTGTTGATCGCTTCGGGGGAGGTGCGCGACCATCCGCGGGAGAGCGAGACCTACAGCCTGCTGCTCTTCGGCGGTGCCGGCGCCCTTTTGCTCGCCGGCAGCACCGACCTCGCCGTGCTGGTCGTGGCGTTCCTGCTCTCGAGCATCCCGCTCTACGGGCTCGTCGGGATCATCGCCCGGCCGGAGTCGCCGGAGGCGGCGTTGAAGACGTACCTCTGCGGAGCGCTCTTCGGCATCCTGCTGATGCTGGGCGCCGTCCTGCTCTACGGACTCGCAGGCCGGGCCGGATACTCGTCGTTGGCCGCCGAGCTAACCGACGCCCCGAGCGCGGCCGTCGCGGCCGGCGGGGTCTTGGTGTTGATGGGGCTGCTCTTCAAGGCCGGCGGCGTCCCCGGCCACTTCTGGGTCCCTGACGCCACCCAGGGCGCATCGGTGAGCGCCGCTGCCTTCCTCACCACCATTCCCAAGATCGGGGCGATCGTCGCGATCACCCGCCTCGTAGCGGTGCTGCCGGGGGATCTGCGGTGGGCCACGGTCCTGGGGGTCCTCGCGGTGGCCAGCATGACCATCGGCAACCTCGCGGCGCTCGCCCAGGACGACGTACGCCGGCTCCTGGGCTGGTCCACCGTCAGCCAGGTCGGCTACCTCCTCGCCGCCGCGGCCGTGACCCGGATCAGCGACCAGGGCCAGCCCGCACTGCTGTTCTTCCTGGCCGGCTACGCCCTAACCAACCTGGCCGCCTTCGCGGTCGCCGCCGCAGCGCCCGACCGCCGCTCGCTTGAGGACTGGGCGGGCTTCGCCTCCACACGCCCCGGCCTCAGTGCCGCCCTCGTGGTCGCGCTGCTCGGCCTGGTCGGAACACCTCCGACCGCGGTCTTCATCGGCAAGCTCACCACCATGGGGGCGACCTGGGGCGCCGGCCTCGCCTGGCTCGCGGTCGCGATCGCCCTCAACAGCGTGGTCAGCCTCTTCTACTACCTGCGTTGGCTCCGGGCAGCCCTACGTCCCGCCGCACAGCTCGAAGAGGGCAGCAGCACTGGCGGGCGAGGCGCTCCCACGGCTGCGCTCGTCGCGGCGTTCGCCACCGTCGCGATGGGGCTGACGGCCGGGCCGGTCTGGCTTATCCTCGCCTGAACCGAGCGCCCGGTGGATCTGCGGGCCGATGCCCTGGAAGGTCAGGTCCGGTAGTTCAGCGCGATCATCATCCCGGCCTCACCGTGGTACATGTTGTGGCAGTGCGTCATCCGGGACCCGGGGTTGTCGGCCTGCAGGTCCACCGACACCGTTCACACCGGCTTGACGAGCAGGGTGTCCTTCTGCGGCCCGTTGGGTAGGGCGAAGGTGTGGCGGTGGACGTGCATCGGATGGGTCATCTGCGTCATGTTCATCAGTTGCAGGCGCACCCGGTCACCCTCGTCGATCACGATGGGGTCGTTCTTGCCGTAAGGGGCGCCGTTGGTGGCCCACCGGTAGGGCGCCATCTGGCCGCTCAGGTGAACCATCTCGGAGGTGTCCGGGCCCCGAGAGGGCAGTCGGGTCGCTTCGGCCGGTCCGAGATCGGTGGCCTTGAGGATGGCGCCGTCAAGCTCCGCCGGTGAGCGGTTGGCCCGGGTGCATTGCCGGAGACCGTCCCATGGCGCACGTTGTCACCGGTGTCACAGCAAGCACACCCTCCGCGGCGCCGCTACCCAGGCGGGCGTCGTCTCGGGCGCTGATGGGTCCCGCGCGGTCGAGTCGGTCACGACATCGGGTCGAAGCCGTCGATGGCGCGCCGACCCACGGCGGTCAGCGAGAGCCAGTACTCCTGGGGGCTCTCGGTCGGCTCGTCGTAGCGACGGAACCGGGCGATGCCGACGTCAACGGCCACCAGCCCGGCCTCTTGCAAAACGGACGCGTGCGGACTGGTCCCGTGCCACGGCGCAGACGACTTCCAGAAGTGCGGACCGCCTCTTCGCTTCCACAGGTCGAGCAGCGCCAGGCCCACAGCCTTGGTTCCCGCGGCGCGACCAGGCTCTTCCTCTTGGGAGACAACCCAGAGGAGATCAAGCTGCACCTGGTTGAGCTCCATGAGTCGACACTACGAGCCCGAGTCGACAGCGCAACCCGCACAGCAACGCCGCAGACGACAGGCCAGGAGTGCGCGCCCCCTTGGCCCCGCGCGAGGCCGACGAGAACACGCTTCGCAGAGGACTGGCGACACCCCAGACTGGTGGCGGACGGGACTACCGTCTAGATGTGGGCAAGAAGAAGCCAAACAGACACCAGTCGGGAGACCCGTCTAAGCAGACTTCTCCCTCGCCGTTGGCGCGGAGTCCGATCACAGGGCCAAGCGGTTTCAACTACTCGCACTTCCCGCCCGAGGCATCCGACCGGCGCAGCCAGGCGGAGTACCTCATCGACAAGATCCTGCATGGCACCCCCGATGGTCGGGTCGACCCGGCCATCTCAGAGAACCTGCGCCACCACCTAGCCGAGAACGCCGGCGATCCCGAACGCGCGTTACTGAACCACCTCAACGAGCAGATGGCGGCCGCCGGGATGCCGGTGGACGCCGCGTTCCCCGAAGACCTCGAAGTGGACCACCGCGATGAACCACAGGACTCGTAGGTGCACGACTCCCGGCCGGGCAGCCCAGGTGCAGGCTTCCCAAGTCCGGCGCGGACCAGCGGGATGAGCGCAGAGGACGAGCGGAGGTGGCCCTCAGCGGCTGCGGCCGATCGGACCGGCCGAGATTCGAACCGTGACCCGTTTACTCCCCGAAAACGAGAGCAGAAGCCGTCGATCGAGGTCACGCACAAACAAGAAGAATGAGCCTGTCGGTGGTCGGCTCGGCGTGTTAGCGCAGGTCAGCGCATACGTGATCAAGAACAAGCACACGCTCGAGCAAGGTGCAGTGCTTGCGCCGGATGTCCAGAGGTCGCAGGTTCAAATCCTGCCCCCGCTACGAAGAAAGGCCCTCTGATCAGCGGAAACGCTGGCCAGGGGGCCTTTCAGGTTTTTGACCAATGGTCACAAGCGGGCGGAACCGGGCTCTATGTGGGGCGCTTCGGGCGTGTCCGAGGCGCGAACACGCAACCGCCGTCGCGTGTTCGCCGCGAGGGCACTCGGAGTCGGCGGAGTCGGCGGGTGCGAATCACGTCTTCGGCGTCACGGCCGGAACCGTTCGAGGTAGTCGGTGAGGTCAGGCGCGACCTTGGCCTTGTGGATGTAGTGGCTCCAGGGTGATGCCCTCGCTGGTGTGGCCCACGGGCATTCTCAACGCAGGAGTCCTGGCCGCCCACCAACGAGGGCAAGAGCGCCAAGTTCGGCTACGGCGGGGTGTCCGGTTCGATCCGCAGGGAGACGCCCAAGAAGATTCAGGCCTGAAAGAAGCGGGCCGCAAAGAAGTTGTAGTCATCGGCCGTCGTGAGCGCCAAGACGAGTTCGGACCAGGGGATCGTGACGACTCAGCCGTTCGGGTTCTGGGGGCGTGGGTTGGCCCTTGCCATGTTCGTGGCCGAGTATGGGATTCCGATCTTCGAGGTCGCCACGGTGCTGGGCGAAGACAGCATCGACGTACTCACGGCCTTCCTCGGCGCGGGGGGCCTGATGGAGAAGTGCGGTCGGGCATGGTGAGGAAGAGGGCCAGCGCGCGCACAGTGCATTCCATCTCGGAGCGGTTCGGGGGACACCATGAGCGAACGTCGTGATCGCGACTGGCAGGTTGCCAAGGCCGATTTCGTTTTCGTGCTGCTGGCGAATGGGCTGATGGCGCCGTTCTACGCGATGGTCGTGGTGGTCGGCTGGCTGTGCACACGCGGAGTCTGGGACCTTGAGGCCAGCATCATCATCTCGACCGTGGTGCTGTTCTGGGTCTTCGAGTCGATCCTGTTCTGGGCCGCTGTGTGGTCGATCGGCGAGCGGCAGAAGCCGCGGGCGGTGACCGGCCGCTACGCGCTCGGCGCGCGGCTCGTGGCGTCCCCGCTCGCCGCCTGGATGGCAGGCGGGTTCACCGGGCGGGCCGCGCTGTTTGGGCTGGTCGTCGGTGTCGTCTTTGCCGGTGTCGACTATGTGCGCCCCAGGCACGGGTTGGGAGACGAGGAGTCCGACCGGGTCCAGGACCGTGAGGTGCTGCGCCGAGCCATCCGCGACGAGTCGCTGTAGTCGGTGGTGCGCAACGCCTCGGGACGCCCTCGGTGGGGGCCGGGTCGAGCGTGGCGCCGTGCGGGCGGGGCGCGACTTCGTACGTCTGACTACGACGCCGGTGAAAGGCCATCGAGAAGCTGGCTCCCGACGGCAAAAAGCTCCAGCGCTTGAAAAGAAGCACCCGCCAATGCGACGAGATCACCATCCTGAACCCCGCGCGGTGGTAGGCGGCGTCCTCGTAGTCTTGCGCTGTTTCGCTCGTACAGGGGCAAGACACACCACCGCTGACGCCGCGATCGATGCGGTCTTGTCGGCGCCAGTTGTAGATCCTCTGGTCGCTGAGGTCGAGAGCGTGCGCGACTCTCGCGACGCTCTTGCCGGCTTTGAGCAAGTCGAGGACCTTGCGTCTGGAGGAGATGCAGCCAGAGGCGGTTCCCGAAGATCTCCGGGAACCGCCTCTGCTGTTGTCGGACGCATCGGTGTCCGACTACACGACCTCGGAGCGGCGAAGCAGGAGCAGCCCGACCACGAGCGGGAGCGCGATCCAGATCCCCGTGGTCGAGGCCAGCATCGCCCACTCCCTCGCCGTGTCCACGTCGTTCTCGAACAGGGCGACCTGCGTGTCGTTCCAGTCGATCCACGACTGCAGGTCGGCGAACCACGGGCGCACCTGGGCGAGGAGGGCGAGGATGCCCGGCATGACCAGGGAGACGACGAAGTAGCCCACGATCGCTGCCGCCGAGCTGCGCAGCACGACACCGAGCGTGAAGCCGATGGCCATGCCGACCAGGTTCCCCAGGAGGATCTGCGCCGCGGCCCCCAGGGAGACGTCCCAGACCGTGTCGAGGCCCGTGATGGTGGACCCGAGCAGGTTGCCTCCGGCGCCGACGGCGAGGGCGACTGCCATCGAGACGATCCCGACCACGATGGTCGCGACCGCCTTGGCCCCGATGACGCGGCCCCGGCTCGGCACGAGCGTGAACGTCGTGAGCCCGCTGCGCTGGCTCCACTCACCGGTGACGCCCAGGATCGCGACCACGGGCAGGATGACCGACATCGGGAAGCCGATCGCCGCGGCGAAGCTCCCGTAGGTGATCTCGCGGTCCGGGGCGAAGACGAGGACCGCCCCGGTCGCGACGACCGCCAGGACGCCGATGCTGACGAGCATCCAGAAGCCCGACCGGGTGTCGAACATCTTGCGGAGCTCGATCGTGACGAGCCGGGTGGTCGGGATGGGACGGATGGCCCGTCGGGCCGGCGCAGCTCCTGCGCGGCCGGTGGCGTCCGCGGAGTCTGTGGGGGCGGCCGTGGCGGTCATGCTGCCGCTCCTTCGCGCTGGGTGTCGGCGGTGAGCGACAGGAACATGTCCTCGAGCCCGGCGCCCTCGGCGGACCGGAGCTCGGTGAGGGCGATGCCCGCCGCCAGGGCCACGGACCCGACCCGTGCAGGGTCAACGTCGGTACGCACCGAGCCGTCCCCGGCGAGCGTGCAGGGGATCCCGGCCTGCTCGAGGGCGTGCGCGAGGTCGCGCGCCGACGTCGACCGGACGATCGTCCCCGCCGCGGCCAGCAGCTCCTCCTTGCTGCCGGACGCGACGATCGCGCCGTTCCCGATGACGACCAGGTCGTCGGCGACGACCTCGATCTCGTGCAGCAGGTGCGAGGACAGCAGGACGGTTCCGCCCTCGGCGGCGAAGCCCGTCAGCAGGTCGCGCATCCACCGGATGCCGGCCGGGTCGAGCCCGTTGGCCGGCTCGTCGAGGACCAGCACCCGCGGTTCCCCGAGCAGCGCGGTGCCGATGCCCAGTCGCTGACGCATGCCGAGGGAGTAGTGGCGCACGCGGCGCCGGGCCTCGTCCGGCGTCAGGCTGACCCGCTCGAGCATCTCGTCGACGCGGCGGCGGGGCAGCCCCATGGTGTCGGCGGCGATCGTGAGGATCTCGCGTCCGGTGCGACCGGCGTGCTGGGCGGAGGCGTCCAGGAGCACGCCCACCTCGAGGCCAGGGTTGGGGAGGTCGGCGAACCGTTCTCCGTTGATGGTCGCGGTGCCGGACGTCGGGACGGTCAGGCCGACCACCGCGCGCAACGTGGTGGACTTGCCGGCGCCGTTCGGGCCGAGGAAGCCGGTGACGCGACCGGGCAGGGCGGTGAAGGAGATGTCGTCGACGGCGGTGAGGCCGGCGTACCTCCGGGTCAGTGACTCGACAGTGATCATGGGACGAGACTCGTCGCGTCGCGGGTGCGCGCGCATCGGCGCCGGGGCCGGACCCTCCTCCGCCGTGAGGAGGAGCGGGACCTCGTCCTTCCGGCCGGTCCCCGAGACCCCCGCCGTCCCTAGGCTGTTCGGGTGGTCACCAACGCCCTGCGCTCGCTGTGGGCCGAGCCCCGCGCAGCCGACGTCCCCGGACGGCTGCCGCGCGACGCGGTGCTGCTCGGAGCGGTGGTCCTGACGGCGCTGCTCGAGGGAGTCCTCCGCGACGACGTCGCCTGGCGGCCGGTCGCGACGGCCGTGACGGTCGGGCTCGCGCCGGTGCTGCTGTGGCGGCGTACCCGGCCGTTGGCCTGCGTCGTGGTGGCCTTCGGCACCACGACGGTGCTGGGGCTGGCGAGCCTGCTGGGCGGGGTCCCGAGCGTGGGCCTGGACACGATGGTCTACCTCCTGGTGCTCGTCCACGCGCTGGTCCGCTGGGGCTCGGGGCGCGAGATCGTGATCGGGCTGGCGGTGGTGCTGGTCGCCGCGGCCACCAGCACGGTCGCCGACGACACGGGGGCGGCCGAGGTCCTCGGGGGGTTCGCGCTCCTGGTCGCGGTGGCGGCGGGCGGAGCGGCGTTCCGCTACCGCGCCGAGAGCTGGCGACGGGCGGCGGACCAGATCCGCAGCCAGGAGCGGGTCGGCCTCGCGCGCGAGCTGCACGACATGGTGGCCCACCACGTCTCGGCGATCGCGGTGCAGGCGCAGGCCGGCCGGGCGACCGCGGGGCAGCGACCCGAGGCGGCGCTCGAGGCGCTGTCGGTCATCGAGGGGGAGGCGTCGCGGACGCTGACGGAGATGCGGGCGATGGTCCGGGTGCTGCGCGACGCCGAGCCCGCGGAGTACGCCCCCCAGCCAGGCGTCGCCGACGTGGTGTCCCTCGCCCGTCGTGGCCCGGTCCCGGTCGTCGACGTCGAGCTGCCCGACGACCTGCCCGTGCTTCCCCTGCAGGTCGACGCGGCGGTCTACCGGCTGGCGCAGGAGGCGCTGACCAACGCCCTGCGGCACGCCCGCGGCGCCACGCGCGTGGAGATCCGGGTCGTCGAGGGCGGAGGAAGGCTGCGGCTGCGGGTGACCGACGACGGACAGGTCGACCCGGCACGCCCGGCGAGCCCCGGTTTCGGCCTGCTGGGGATGACCGAGCGCGTGCAGCTGCTCGGCGGCACGCTCCGTGCCGGGCCGGTGCCCGAGGGCGGGTGGGCGGTCGACGCCGAGCTGCCGACCGAGGTGCGCCGATGACGGTGCGCGTGCTCGTGGCCGACGACCAGGACCTGGTGCGTACCGGCCTGTCCATGATCCTCGACGCCCAGCCCGGGATCGAGGTCGTCGGTCAGGCCGCCGACGGCCACGCCGCGGTCGAGCTGGCCCGTCGGCTCGGACCCGACGTGTGCCTGGTCGACATCCGGATGCCCGGGCTCGACGGCATCGAGGTGACCGAGCTCCTCGCCGGCCGGGACGTCCCGGACCCGATGGCGGTGGTGGTGATCACGACCTTCGACCTCGACGAGTACGTCCACGGCGCGCTCCGGGCCGGCGCCCGAGGCTTCCTGCTGAAGGACGCCGGGCCCAAGCTGCTCGTCCAGGCCGTGCACGCGGCCGCCGTCGGCGATGCGCTCATCGCACCGAACATCACCCGGCGGCTGCTGTCCACCTTGGCCGCCAGGCAGCCGTCGAGACGACCTGCCCCACCGTACGAGCCGCTCACGGCCCGTGAGGAGGAGGTGCTGGCGCTGGTGGCCCGCGGCCGTACGAACGCCGAGATCGCCGCCGACCTCTTCATCGGCCTGACGACCGCCAAGACCCACGTCGCGAGCCTGCTGACCAAGATCGGCGCCCGCAACAGGGTCGAGATCGCGATGTGGGCCTACGACACCGGTCGGGTGGGGGACTGACCCGACACCCTTGACACCCGAATCGCAGTTCGTGAATACTGTGTCGCACGAGGGGAGTACCCCACCTCGGCGCATCGTCAGTCCGGTCGGCCCTGTCCGACCCGGTGCGGCGGCCGACCCGGACGACCGGGTGGGCGGGGGAGACCTCCGACGGACCCGCTCGACGCGGGCACGCTGGAGGAGACCGTGATGGATGTTCCACTCTGGGCCTGGGCCGCCGTCCTGGCCGTCATCGTGGTGATGCTGGGCATCGACCTGTTCGCGCACCGCACCGCGCACGTCGTCGGCGTGAAGGAGGCCGCCACGTGGTCCGCGGTCTGGGTCAGCCTCGGGCTCGCCTTCGGTGGCGTGGTCTGGTGGGCCTACGGCGCGCAGGCCGGCGGCGAGTACTACGCGGGCTACCTGATCGAGAAGTCGTTGGCGGTCGACAACGTCTTCGTGTTCGCGCTGATCTTCACCTACTTCGCCGTGCCGCGGGAGTACCAGCACCGGGTGCTCTTCTACGGAGTCCTGGGAGCGCTGGTGTTCCGGGCGATCTTCATCGCCGGCGGTGCGGTGCTGATCGAGAACTTCGCCTGGATCCTGTACGTGTTCGGCGCCTTCCTCGTCTACACGGGCTGGAAGATGTTCACCCACCGCAACGAGGAGATGGACCTGGCCGAGAACCCGGTGCTGCGGTGGGCCAGGAGGCGGATCCCCTCCACCGACGAGTACCACGGTCAGAAGTTCTGGGTGAAGAGGGCCGGCACGTGGGTCGCCACGCCCCTGTTCTTCGTCCTGGTCATGGTCGAGACCACCGACATCATCTTCGCCGTCGACTCCATCCCGGCGATCTTCGCCGTCACCCAGGAGCCGTTCCTGGTCTTCACCAGCAACGCCTTCGCGATCCTCGGGCTCCGGGCCATGTACTTCCTGCTGGCCGACCTCATCGACCGCTTCGTCTACCTGAAGGCCGGCCTCTCCGCGATCCTGGTCTTCGTCGGCGTGAAGATGCTGCTCCTCGACGTCTACAAGGTGCCGATCTGGCTCTCGCTCAGCGTGATCACCGCCTGCCTCACCGTCGCGGTCGTGGCCAGCCTGCGGGCGACGCGCGACCAGGCGGCGCCGCCGGTCGTCGATCCCGGCACGTCCTCCGACGACGACACCACGAGGACGGCGCGATGACCCGCCCCGCTGCCCGGCCCCCGACCGCGCTCCGGGCTCGCGACGTGGCCGAGCTGACCGTGGCGTCGGGCTATCCCTGCCTCTCGGTGCTGATGCCCACGCAACCCGGGCCCCGGATGACTCCCGCGGACGTCCACCAGCTCCGGTCCCTGGCTGCCCAGGTGGAGCAGGAGCTGACCGAGCAGGGCGTGACCACCAGGGCGCCGTTGCTGCGCACCCTCGCCGAGCAGGTCTCCCGGGTCGCCGTGGGACCGACCGACCACGGCCTCGCGACCTACGTCAGCCAGTCGGTCGCTCGGAGCTTCCGGCTGCCGCAGTCCGTGCCGGCTCGCACCCTGGTGGAGCGGACCTTCGCCACCCGCCCGCTGATCTCGGCCCTGCACCGGATGCCCCCGCACGTCGTGCTCGTGCTCCACCCCACCTGTGCCCACCTCTACGCCGGTGTCGACGGAGGTCTGCGACCGGTCGGACAGCTCGATCCGTTCGGGGGCAAGGGCCCGCTACGCCTGCCGCCCGCCGGGTCCCCGGGCGCTGCCGACGTGCGCGAGGAGGTGGCGGAGTCCTACCTGCGAGGGGTCGACCGGCTCCTCCGGGACTACCGCTCGGCACATCCGAGCCCGCTGGTCCTGGCGGGCCCGCCGCACCTCCTCGACCGCTTCTGCCTGCTCAGCCGCAACCTCGAGCGGCTCGCGGGCCGGGTGGACGCCGACGAGCACGACACCGCACTGGATCTCGCGCTGGCCGGCTCCGCGGTGATCCAGGACTACCTGCGCACCCGCCGCGCGGATGCCCTGGACCGGTTGCGCGAGGCGATGACGGGCCGGCCCGAGGACGTCGTGACCGGCATCGACGCGTGCTGGCAGACCCTGCCCGTGCGCAGGCCCGAGATGCTCCTGGTCGAGGAGGGCTTCATCAGCCCGGGCAGCGCGCGTCCCCCGTCCGCGGGCGCGAGCGGACCCCAGGGCCGGCGGGCGGACCCGTACGCCGACCACCACGTGCACGACCTGGTCGACGACCTGATGGAGCAGGTGATCCTGCACGGTGGTCAGCTGGCCCTCCTGCAGGACGGCGACCTCGACGAGCACGGACGCGTCGCGCTGGTCAGCCGACGTCGGCGCTGACCGGCCGGCCGGCTCCCCTCCGCACCAGGTCCAGGAACGCCCCCAGGGTGACGGCCGACTCCAGGTCGTGGCGGAAGCGCGCGTCC
This window encodes:
- a CDS encoding complex I subunit 4 family protein, producing MNVLSVLVFLPLVAAAVLLVPRISAAGARGVFVVVTAAELALAGLVWARYQTPAAGELAAEEQTRWIPGVGSSYHVGVDGLSLPLVLMTTLVFLACAVHAVREQRRPRLQAALFLFLEAVCLGLFVSADLILFFVFFDLSIVGMYFSISGWGHENAARSAVKFFLYTFLGSLALLVGFVGLYVASDPHTFDMVELTAHPPLQGHGVAGGLVLAAVLLGLAVKTPTFPFHTWLPPAHSDAPAIGSAVLAGVMLKMGTYGFVRIAMPMLPDAWRAWAWVVIAVGIVSVLWGALVGFAQTDLKRMIAYTSVNHMGYVVLAVGAAGVLADGADQARQVAVTGAVTQMVSHGLLTAALFLLAGSMFERTETYDLDGYGGLAGTAPRYATLFTVAAFGSLGLPALSGFIAEFQIFAGSIATVPVTAVAVLGILITAALFLRALQRVFTGPTAGLSVGFTDVTPREWVPVALLLAVSVFIGVLPRTLLDVIEPGAAVLADLVGR
- a CDS encoding NADH-quinone oxidoreductase subunit N; amino-acid sequence: MGADLVAVLPEALLFLGGMVTLVGGSFTPRARQRRMGIVAAAATVAGLVASLVAWEGDTRAVFSGTFTVDTSTGATRVIVTVSLLLILLIASGEVRDHPRESETYSLLLFGGAGALLLAGSTDLAVLVVAFLLSSIPLYGLVGIIARPESPEAALKTYLCGALFGILLMLGAVLLYGLAGRAGYSSLAAELTDAPSAAVAAGGVLVLMGLLFKAGGVPGHFWVPDATQGASVSAAAFLTTIPKIGAIVAITRLVAVLPGDLRWATVLGVLAVASMTIGNLAALAQDDVRRLLGWSTVSQVGYLLAAAAVTRISDQGQPALLFFLAGYALTNLAAFAVAAAAPDRRSLEDWAGFASTRPGLSAALVVALLGLVGTPPTAVFIGKLTTMGATWGAGLAWLAVAIALNSVVSLFYYLRWLRAALRPAAQLEEGSSTGGRGAPTAALVAAFATVAMGLTAGPVWLILA
- a CDS encoding ABC transporter permease subunit, which produces MTATAAPTDSADATGRAGAAPARRAIRPIPTTRLVTIELRKMFDTRSGFWMLVSIGVLAVVATGAVLVFAPDREITYGSFAAAIGFPMSVILPVVAILGVTGEWSQRSGLTTFTLVPSRGRVIGAKAVATIVVGIVSMAVALAVGAGGNLLGSTITGLDTVWDVSLGAAAQILLGNLVGMAIGFTLGVVLRSSAAAIVGYFVVSLVMPGILALLAQVRPWFADLQSWIDWNDTQVALFENDVDTAREWAMLASTTGIWIALPLVVGLLLLRRSEVV
- a CDS encoding ABC transporter ATP-binding protein — encoded protein: MITVESLTRRYAGLTAVDDISFTALPGRVTGFLGPNGAGKSTTLRAVVGLTVPTSGTATINGERFADLPNPGLEVGVLLDASAQHAGRTGREILTIAADTMGLPRRRVDEMLERVSLTPDEARRRVRHYSLGMRQRLGIGTALLGEPRVLVLDEPANGLDPAGIRWMRDLLTGFAAEGGTVLLSSHLLHEIEVVADDLVVIGNGAIVASGSKEELLAAAGTIVRSTSARDLAHALEQAGIPCTLAGDGSVRTDVDPARVGSVALAAGIALTELRSAEGAGLEDMFLSLTADTQREGAAA
- a CDS encoding sensor histidine kinase, with the protein product MVTNALRSLWAEPRAADVPGRLPRDAVLLGAVVLTALLEGVLRDDVAWRPVATAVTVGLAPVLLWRRTRPLACVVVAFGTTTVLGLASLLGGVPSVGLDTMVYLLVLVHALVRWGSGREIVIGLAVVLVAAATSTVADDTGAAEVLGGFALLVAVAAGGAAFRYRAESWRRAADQIRSQERVGLARELHDMVAHHVSAIAVQAQAGRATAGQRPEAALEALSVIEGEASRTLTEMRAMVRVLRDAEPAEYAPQPGVADVVSLARRGPVPVVDVELPDDLPVLPLQVDAAVYRLAQEALTNALRHARGATRVEIRVVEGGGRLRLRVTDDGQVDPARPASPGFGLLGMTERVQLLGGTLRAGPVPEGGWAVDAELPTEVRR
- a CDS encoding response regulator; this encodes MTVRVLVADDQDLVRTGLSMILDAQPGIEVVGQAADGHAAVELARRLGPDVCLVDIRMPGLDGIEVTELLAGRDVPDPMAVVVITTFDLDEYVHGALRAGARGFLLKDAGPKLLVQAVHAAAVGDALIAPNITRRLLSTLAARQPSRRPAPPYEPLTAREEEVLALVARGRTNAEIAADLFIGLTTAKTHVASLLTKIGARNRVEIAMWAYDTGRVGD
- a CDS encoding TerC family protein; amino-acid sequence: MDVPLWAWAAVLAVIVVMLGIDLFAHRTAHVVGVKEAATWSAVWVSLGLAFGGVVWWAYGAQAGGEYYAGYLIEKSLAVDNVFVFALIFTYFAVPREYQHRVLFYGVLGALVFRAIFIAGGAVLIENFAWILYVFGAFLVYTGWKMFTHRNEEMDLAENPVLRWARRRIPSTDEYHGQKFWVKRAGTWVATPLFFVLVMVETTDIIFAVDSIPAIFAVTQEPFLVFTSNAFAILGLRAMYFLLADLIDRFVYLKAGLSAILVFVGVKMLLLDVYKVPIWLSLSVITACLTVAVVASLRATRDQAAPPVVDPGTSSDDDTTRTAR